The genomic stretch agctgtggctgccccatccctggaagtgtccaaggccaggctggatgaggcttggagcaacctgggatgcTGGAAGGTTcccctgcacatggcagggggattggaataAGATGGGCTTTTAGGTTCCTCCCAACTGAGAGCATTCCGTGATTCTCTGAAATGGTGTGCGGGAATGAGGAACAGCATTTCACAGAGCTGCTCACGCAGAGGTGACACTGACTTCGTTGTGGTGATGTTCTGCTCTGTTAATTGGTGAATTACATACATCCTCTTGGttttaaggagaaaaaggatGAGACACTGCTATATTCTCAAAAGGACTATTTTAAACTATGACGGATATTTGGGTCAGTCCAGGGTGTAGTTAAACCGTAACCACAGGGTAAGTCTGTAACACACTGCTGTTACTTGGTTGCTAACTAAACATCCTGCAGGCAGAAATACTGGCATTTCTGATAATAGGATGACAGAGCAGTGGATTGAGGTGAAAAGAAGCTGTGATGTAAATTTAAATTCATCAGCTGTGATGATGATACATATTTcttgtaaaaatgttttgtgtgCAGTCAGGGTAAACATCCCCTAAACATGAAGAGGTGCTATTTGTGTCCCCACACCAAGAATCAAATGGCATTGCTGTCAGGTGAGATGTAACTTTAGTgctcttaattaaaaaatacaggGGTTCATTTTGGAATCAAATTATCTTTGCACCAtcaccttatttttttttttaatgaaaaggcAAAACCCAAAATGTTCAATTCTGAATGCCCAAGGCAAAACCTTTTTCTTGCTTAGGCACTAAAACACAATGTGTTCATTATTATAGATGCTGCATGATCTTATGTATCACACTTAGTATTCTGCACAAATGCAATGGTTCTGTTGGCCCGGGATTTCCAGAAAACTGACCTTAAATGTTGTTTCAGatcttaataaaaaaatatctgaatttgCACTGGTGATGAAAATtgagaaaaaagaaaccctGTAAAAATTAGGAACAATTAAGAGCACCTCCTTAATATCCTCACATGCATGTTTGGACTTCAAAGAAGACTGGCACAACTGATACAGAAAGTGCTATTCAGCAGCCTGGGGTGTTTTAAGAGCGATTTATAGCCAAAATTGTGTGCTTTCCCTGTCACTGGGGGGATGTCTGCCCCACAGGTGTTTGGAACTTGGACTGTGTGGATCAGTTCAGGAGGAGCTATTTCTCATTACTTTGCATTAACCAAGGGGCAGAGAATTCATGTGCAGGGCAGGTGGAAAGGTGTTTGACAGTGTTCTGAATTATTTCAACTTTTCTCTTGAGGTTTTTCTAATCTTGCCTCTTAATGGAGTCTGCCCTGAGGACAAGGACTTGAACTTAACCCGAGTTTAGATCTTTATTTTCACCCTTTTGGGGTGCTTGCCCACTGCTTACAGTAGTTTTTGAGTCATTTTTCAGAGTCCTGGTGTTAAGCATGTGCTAATTTTATCCAGGTAAGGGCTGGATTTTGAGTACCAACGAGGTAACTTATTTCCCTGTCTACTGAAACTTTGTTCATGCTGGTCCCTACCAGTGCAGGAGGCACAGGCAGATTTAGTTGTGTGCAGAGCCTGCTCATTACAGCCCTTGGTGCTTGCAGAGGAGGTGTGTTCCAAAAATAAATGCCTTGCgttgctggttttattttttctgacaaTGTCAGGTTGTTGAGGGGTTTTTGGATGATGTGTTCTGCCCTTTTGCTCAGATGAAGCTGGAAGTTTGCCGTGGAGGAGCCAGAACCTTACACAACAAGGAAAAGTGGGCAGAGTGTAGATTTGATAGAGCTGTGTAGTGTTTTCCTGGGTGCTGAGAGACAGAGGCATAATTGAAAATAAGGGTTAGATGTAGAATTCTGTAAAAAGTTGTAGATAGAGCTCCTActtaaaggaaatatttgaacttaaaatctaaaaataagtctggattttaaattattatgtAAGTTCTCAGGGTTGGttagaaaaaatattgttttctgaTTGGAAGCATCAATTTGATCTCGTGATGGTGTCATCTGTGGTTCCTGTGATGGATCTGTCAATCGAGAACATGTTTGTTATCAGTTCAGCTGAAGGAGACACAGAGGCTCATAGAAAGACCCCCTAAGCAAGGCTGGGAGGTGCTGAGACAGCTTATGCTCTGTGTGAAACCAATTTCCTGCAGTTATCCAGCTGGAGAGGGCTGGCAAGAAGACAATAGatctcaaaaaataaatgtgattAGGTTAATTCAGAGGAAACTGATTTAGATTTCCCTGCTGTGGCCATGAATTACCCTGCAGATCAGCTGTTTTGCACAGTCACTTTACACTCACAGGAAGCATTTTCTGGTGTGCAAATCAAATCTTGAATGTACAGTCCCTAAAGCACAAGGTGAGAGGTCATCTCTGGCTCACATATTTTATTAATGTGGAGAGCCATGTGAGATTTTAGACCAAGTCTTTTCCCTGACTCTTAGTAGGAATTGTGCAGCAATCCTGGGGCTGTGTTTGCACAAGCAAGTGGGTACCAAGGCATGGTGGAAGTTGTAAATAATATCTACCCCTCTTGTTAAGTTACACTTGCAAAGATTTCTGGTGTGAAGACAAGGCTTGTGTGAGCCAGGCAAGCTGTATGCTTTACTGAATTCCTTCACTTTTGCCCTGGTTAAAGCATTGTTGCCCTGGGCTTTAGCATGGTTTAATAGCTGGCTGCtccttaattttatttccttgccAAAGACTTGTAGGACTTTGAAGGATGTTCAGCTGGCTGCTGAAATCTTAACTGAAACAATGCATTTTCATCAGTTTAAACTGGTCCAGTTTAGTAAGTTGAAGGATTTTGAGTCACTCATTGTTTCAGAAATCCCCTTGTaaagaaaaggaacaaatcTGCTGCAATTCTTTATTCACAGCTCATAACTAATCTGAGGTAGCCTTAACCAGGCATTTGTCTTTTCTGTGGAACTAACTCTGCCCCTGTGAGCTTTCTGTTCCCTCTCAAccacttttattttcagttcagaTTACTTGGCATGTTTTTGAAAAGTAGCAAAAAGATTTTCAGCTAAGGCTGATTTGGCTGCAGGCTATGTAAAGCAAAACCTTCATATTTTCTAAAGTTTTGGCTCTTCCCATTGTAAGAAGAGTTTTGGTGGTCTGGTAATGGGAACCACAGCGTGCTACAGTGCTTGGGGCTTCTTCATTGCTATTGTTGTGAACGCAAGTGTTGTGCCAAGCTCTGCCATACTTGTACATAGAGTGGAGTTCTACATGGTTTTTAGATGGACAGATACTGAAGAGAGAATTTTTACAAGTATGTgtagtgacaggaaaagggggaatggcttcaaactggaaaaaaaagtaggtttagattaggtattagagagaaattcttggctgtgagagtggtgaggcctTGGCACAGATTGTCccgagaagctgtggctgccccagccctggaagtgttcaaggccaggctggatggggctctgagcaaccttggtctagtggaagctgtccctgcctgtgggagGGAATGGAAAGAAGATGATCTTTAATCGATCTTTCCAACTTAGGCCATTCTACGATTCTGTTCTATAATTCTGTATCTTTTgtgatgttttctttctgttctagTCCATGAAGGCAGCCCACTGGGGGAGCTTCATCGCTGTGTCCGAGATGGTGTCAGAATTAATGTCCACATCCGCACTTTCAAAGGGCTTCGTGGAGTCTGCACAGGGTTTTTGGTTGCATTTGACAAATTCTGGAATATGGTAATTATTGTTTCAGCCCTTGATTTGTAACTGTTATATTGAAAACTTGAAATTTGCAACAGGTTTAAGCAAATGACATATGGGGAAGGTTAATGTGGTTTTGTGGTTCACAAACTATTTTGCTCTGGTACCAAGTGCTGGGTTTCAGACTAGAGTGGTACTTGGTGTTGGACTGGTACATCTGGGAGGTGCCCAACCATCTTAAAGAGGTTTTAGGTGAGAGAGAAGCTTTGAAGAGTTTCCAGCATCTTCAAAGGTTCTGTATAAGAACACAGGAGGGGGAGTATGAGGAATATCAGAAGCTTCCAGAGCTTGCTTTCTCTGCAAAACCCAATCTTTCTATAGTGGTGGGTGCTGGTGTGTTTTCTCTCACTAACATCACTGAGCTGCCAGTGACAAAagcttttccctgttttttacCCTGTGAAGATCTTAAAGACAGTGGATGGAAAAGCAGCTATTAAATATTCGTGAGCCTGGAGGTGTGGAAAGTTTGGAagtggggaggagggaaggattTTGCAGACAAGGATCACAGAGATTTTGCAAGTAATGCAGAATGaactttgctgctgcttttataCCTCAGTACAATTTAGATGATTAACAAACCAGCTCCAAAGCACAGCTTGTTCCTGGGATGGATTTTCTCTCAGAACATAATTTCATAATGCTTTGACACAAAGCTGATCCAAAGCTgcttcatgttttattttaatttcaatctttcagtttcttttatctttttttaggCCCTGACAGATGTGGATGAGACTTACAGGAAACCAGTAATGGGCAAAGCCTTCTATGCAGAACCTCAGCTCTCACTGACCCGAGTAGGTGAcatctgctgttttctttcttattagGATCTCCTTTTTCAAAGTAATAAAAGGGGAGCATTGATTTGGAACCCATGCttacatttgaaatattttacctCCTTTTATTACAGATGACTCTAAAATAACTTGAACTGAgcaaaaaaatacccaaaatgtTTTCTGATCTTTCTGAAAGCACTTTAGTAGTTCAGCGTTACTAAAGCTCCACTTTAGAATCAGATCAGAGTTGTAGCCTCTGCTTAATGTGACGTGCTGAACTTCTAGAAGCTCACTGTGTGGGTTGTGATGTGAGAtgtgttctgtgtgtttttTGCACCTGTGACTGATCAGGTCCATGTTTGTCTTGCCAGGGAATGTGGCAGAGCATATCCCTCTGGTACTGCATTTCCTCGTGGCACAGTCTGTGTCTGCAGCCAGAGAAACAACACAGCTCTTTGGTCACTTGAGCTTCCAGTCTGGGTACTGTGAAGCCCAAGATCTCCAAAGCTCTCCACTCTCTAGGATCCAGCTGCAAATAGAGTTGTTTACCATGTTGACAAGTGAAGAGATGATAGATGAACTTCTGAacaatgaagggaaaaaaatgtgacaGGGCAGTGCCCGTAACAGCTCCGGGCCTTTTGAACATCAGAGAAGCAtcacaaaagcattttaaacTGTTTCATTGTGAGGAGTTTGCTTTCAAATTCCTGCCATGTAAATCTGTTTTCTGATAGATCCCACCCTTCCTTCTTTTAAGGATTAGTTAAAAATAATCAAGTTGTCATTGTTCCTTTAGCTCACTCTCACAGGCATTGGCTTTCCAGCCTGTTGCTGGGAAGAGACAGGCTAACCAAAAATCTTATTTGTCATTATTTCATAAAAGCTTGTCTGCTGCCAGAGTAAAAgcaatttcttttccagtttcagCACCATGTGTTCTTAGATTAATGAGTTCATACACTGCTTTGGGTCTGCTgctgtaatttttattatttttctgttgtttgtgGTCTGCTCCCCTCCCAGAATACCCACATGTCATCTTTTAGTTTGTTTTGGGGAACACAAAAGATCCTCAGTTTTTCAGTGTACAGAGTCTGCTAATGGAGGCCCCTTATCTTAGAGATTCATGATACAAGGATGGAAATATCTCTAAAACTCTCTGACAACATTAAAAGAACATGGGGGAAAGTGAGCTGTAGGAGCAACTTGGTATCTCTGTTTCTCCTGACGAAAGTTAAAGGCTACCACACAGCAGTGTTGCTCCTGAAATTAAATTCCTTGGTGCTCACATTAAGACAGTCATGACCATGCAAGAGACTCCTTCACCTTCTGTCACTGACTTAGGTAAGCAAACATGGTCTTTATTGCTGGTGGAGATTTGTCACTGTGTCTTGTGAGCTGATTTGGGATTGTACATGAAAATACAATGTAGAAGTGTGGAACAAGTGGCCTCTCTTGTTTTACGAGTGTGGTCATAGATACAACTGTCCTTTTGCAGCTGTTTGACAGACTCAAGCTGCAGGAATCCTCGGGGAAAAAGGGAGCTGACTCAAAGACTGTCTCAGAGGAGCTTGCCCTGACAAATGACTCTCAGATGCTGAGTTTGAAGGCTGGATCTGGACGAGGAAGAGCAGAAGAGGAGCGTGAGAGGCAGAAACACttgggcagagctggagagaaGAAGACCCCAGGTGACAGAAGTGAAGCTGATGTGGGCAGCAGGACTGCCCACACAGAGGGGGCCAGTGCTGGTGGGTCCCGAGCGAGGAGCCAGTCCCAGAGGAGGAGGCGGCCCAAGGTGGATTATCAGCAGGTGTTCAGACGCCACATAAACCAGATCTTTATTCGAGGAGAGAATGTCTTGCTTGTCCATTTAGCACATTGACTTGGCTGAGCCTTTGTCAGCGTATTTATTTGATAGCATgaattgctgctgcagctcccattGCTATTTAGAGTTGTCATTGAGTAGGACGGTACCGTGGGTGGTTTCCCATTGCCACCTCAAGGTAGGGGAAAGAATTGTAACTTGAGCATCATGGGCTTGATGCCAAAGCAGCCTCCTTAGATCCCTGTTGAGGGTCTCAGGAGAAGGTCAGCAACACAGTGGTTTCTGTGATATGAGGGAGTTAAGCACAGATCCCActgtttcttaaaaaagaaGCTAAATGGAGGGGgttgtaaaataattttggtgTACTATGTTACAGGAGTTATTTGTGGCACACATTTAAGGATAAGATCTGGACCTGCAATAAATCAGAAATGCTCTTTTGCACATTCTGAGTAATATCAAGAGGAAATTAATTGCTAATGAAACCAACAGTTTATCTGCTGCTGTTACATGGATGTCCTCTTTTCCAGACATAATTCTGACAGTCATCTTGAAATAGTTTATAAAACATTGGAATCACATCCTGCTGATGGCTACTGGCCTCTTTGCCACAGTTAGCTCTGTAATGCTCTGTGTGATAGAAAACCTCTTAACTGCAAGCTATTCTTTTAATGTGGGTGATGGCAGGACTGTAACCTTTTTCCAGTGTCAAGCTTAGGCTCTCTTTGTAATGCTGTGCTTTGGCCCGTGTCACCAGCAAGCAGATGATGTAGCTGACTCAGAGACCTCCCTGTTTGGAGTTTATCTGTGGGTGAAGATGGAAAACTATCCTTTTATATTTCACCCACTTGCTACTTAGTGTAAGAGTGAAGCTGGCAaagattgggtttttttcaggtgtGTTTGCTGAGCACACCTGTCCTGTATTTAAACACCTTTCAGGCTCCCTCTGTTGAAACCAGAGCTGCTGTGTCTCCAGCAGTTCTCATGGAGCAGGAATCTTCATGGGTCTTTCCTGTCCATGTGAGGGATGCATCATCTAATTCCAGCTGAGCTTTGGAGATGTGCCTGAAAAGGTTTTGAAGTGTAGAAGTCAAACTCAACTCATCAGTGTTTCATTTTAGCAAGGCTGTTGAATTATTGCAGGTCAGGCCAGGGTTCTGCAGGTATAAACTGCTTTCCAAAAAACCTACCTGCAGAAGTTTGAGGGTAAATGAAGCTCTTCCATTATGTAGCCTGTTCCCTTTGTTGTCAAAGGAGATTTCATGCTGCTATTCTGTATTCATCTCAACTGCCTTGTGCTTTGCAACAGCTCTGTGTGTTTAAGCTGAAGTTGGGAAATTGCTTTGTAGCAGGACTTATATTGCATATAGATGCCCTGAGTTCTCAAATTGAGTGGCTGTACTGTGGGTGATATGGATTTCTGTTGCTGCAGATGCAGCATTCTGCTTGCTTGGTTGTTAGGGATATGTCTGGTGTTTGGGTGAATCACAGAAATCATTTAGCAGGCATTCTGGACACACAAAGCAGCTGTTTGCCTCTGGGGGAGCTTGAAACTTATGTCAACATTTCATATGACATGGGGCTTGATGAGCTCAGCCACTGAGCTCAAAGCCAAGTTCAGCCTGGAACAGAATAAAAAGTACTGTTAAAGCAAAATAGTTTCATcaagggaaaaaacagaaaagaaaaaaattaaatactttttacAACTTCTTCTGAAATGTTGCTTTACTGCTGTAATCCCATCCCTCTGTGAACTGAGACTAGGCACTGAAAAGATTCTTCTCATCGAGTTTCTTgtttcccctccctccttctgTGTTCATGTGCtctgcagtttttcttttttttttttttttcctcttttttttttttcctttctcttgtcAGTACTTTGTCTCCTCAGGACTTTATAAACTCTGGTTTACAAAGACTGCTCTTGTTGTCCTGGCTTTCTGCACCCTTTCCTGGTTGGCTTTCTATGTACTAACCAGAACCCTCACAAATTACTAGAAACATGTGAAGCTAGAAACAAGGTGCTTATCTCTGCTCCTGACTTCCCAGCAGCTTTTATTGcaagtgaatatttttttccttacggttgtggggattttcctctctttttttctggcagCTTTGTTCTTATTTCAGCTGCTTGGGATGACTCCTCTCTGCCTTTTCTCTTAGTACCAAAGGCCTCTGGTTCTGACCTCTCCTCTTTCTTTCATATTTGACCAAAGGGTGTCAGATCACCCTCAGGCTGATATACAGTGACATCTCATTGAATTCTTGCTTTTCTTCACCTCATAGTCTCAATTCTGTTAGTCTGCCTAGTCTATGCCTTGTGCATTAAGTAAGATACAGCTACTATGAATGTTTttgtggctgtgctgcccttccTGTGAATTGACACTTCCCCAAGTTCTCAGTTGCTTCTGGAAGTCCCAGTGTTTCCTTTCATAATGGGTTTTTCCATGAAACCTTACAGATATTTGTTGCTTCACATCTGTGAGTTTCTTTGTTTACATTTTATGAAAAATGCTGGTGCTTAGACTTAAGTTTGTGCCTTGATTTTTATATCATCCCTGGCCTGTTCTTCCAGAATCATCACCTTGGTGAGCAAACCTAGTTAAGGATTATAGTTTATCTACTTTTTTTGCACTACCTCATAGTTAAAATGTTCTTCCTCTCATCTATGAAGTTGGTTAAACTGCTCTCTTCCAGTTTAGATTTAATGAATTATTTGTTGGTTCTTCATTTGTATCCTGCTTTCCTGTCCACCTTTCTCATTATTTCCAAGCTGCTTCCTAAATACTGCTGTTTCCTCTTCTACAACTTCAGATCTTCCAAAATGTCTtcattttcccactttttctggcattctgtatttttttatgcATTATTAAAATGCTGTCTTATGGATTTTGTCTCTTTCAAGCATCGTGATTGTGATGAAGGAAGTGATCCTATAGGTGTGTTGTCACTTGCTTGTTCAATACTTCAGATAACATTgctctttaaataaaattgaatGTCATGTTCTGAAATGGGTTCTTCTACCTCACTGAAATATTCTCctaaatctgttttaaaaaagaaaaagaaaacaaccttTGGAACCAAATGAGCTTTggttttcagtgattttttttcattgtttctggTTGTTTCTTTCtatgattttccttttccaaactCAACATAAAATTTTTTGTTCAAAAAGTTTTTTGCTCCTGGCCTTTCCTCTCTTGCTGCAGTGATGCTGTGAGCACGAACACACCAAAGACTTTGTGCTAAGGAATGAAGAGTAAGAAACAGAGAGCAACGTGAGAGTGAAAAAGCTTTGGGCAAACATGAAAGCCTCCCTAGAAAGGATCCACAGGTTGCCACCTGTCCTGTATTTCTAGGACTTTGCTCAGCCTGGTGTTCAGGAGTGGTTCTTAAAGTGTGTTTGGGGTGAGGTACACAGTTACTGCATGGAGCGGTGTTCTGCAATAACTTCAAAGAAGCGTTGGGATAATTTGAGGAAGTTTTAAAATCATTTCTCGTTTCTGGGATTATTTCTTAGGAAATGTTTTTGCAGAGGTGCTTTGGTTTTATCAAACAGTCCTTGGGCTGTGGTTGTAGAAAAGGTAAGgccaaagggggaaaaaagcttaTAAAAAAGTGTGGGTTCGGTTCCTTCTCTCAACTGACTTGTCCAGCTTGTTAATTGCCTGGAAGGGTTTTTTCTGACCTAGAGTGAAGTTCTTACCATGTCCTCTGCAGGTGATTACTGAATTAATCAGTCAGTGCTGTTTTCCATCTGCTTCTTCTCCTTCAGTGTTTGGATTCATTGTTTCTTTTGCAGCATTCCCTCAGCAGGGCAATGTCTCAGCAGGAGCAGGCCTGAGTGCCCACTGGTTTTTACCCTTCCCTAAGGAATGTTACCCCATCCAGTTTTGACTCCAGAGAGCCTTTGGCTAGTCTTGATTTTCAGACTGTTCTCTTTAGAGTTTTGGAATTATTTGGTCAGAACAATTAGTTGTCTTGGATAATATTACTTTTTGGAGTAAAGTGATGTTTTttaacttttgaaaaataattttgttatttattttccttcacaaAGTTCTAGGTTTTCCTAGTTTGTTGTTGCAGTCACCTACTTGCACTTGTGAATCACTGGGTGAATAGGTGTGCAGGATAAaaagaggcagagaaaaaaggTGGGTAATTTTTATTGAATTTGACATTCTGCCCATACTcagcctttctttttcttactgGCACTGACCTAAGTGAGACAGGTGTAAATGATTTGATCCAGAATCTTGAAGGAAagtggagcagggacagcagacTGAAAACACTGAGTATATGAAGATGTTTATCTCCAGGTAAACTTCCTGTCTTTGATTAAACAGATCAGATTTATAAGCACCAACATACACTGCAAGCTCTACCACTGGATAAAACTGGAAGGCACAGTCCTGCACCTTTTCAGTGGTGATGCAGTGATTCCCTCAGCCAGGACAGCTCTTGCCTGAGAAGCTGCTCAGGTATATGCCAGTGTCTGCCTCAGACCATAACTGCAAATACTGCCAATTAATATGAGGATGTTTTctctcctgcctgcactgccaaATGTCAAATATGAATGCTGAGGTCTGCAGCATCTGCAGCCCAGCACTACTTCAGTTCATGCTTTTGCTTCTTGATATTGGCTTAAAAAATTCAAGTTTGTACTAATAGCAATCCTAAGACAGTCTGTTAGAACATTAGGAAAGGCTGCTGCTGACTAGAAATAGTATTGGAAAAGAAAGTTTTTACAGAATCTGTGAAATTCTGATTGTAAATAAAGTATTGCAgaccaggaaaggctgagagagttgggattgttcagcctggagaagagaagctttgggatgacctaattgcagccttcAAGTACCTGAAGAGAgcttacaagaaagatggagactACTGACAAtggcctggagtgccaggacaagggggaatggcttcacactgacagagagtAGTGTTAGATGGCAAGAGTAGCATCAGATTAGGCCAAGACAAAGGAGGGGACAGGAATTACTCAGGTGGTGCTAGCTCCTCGACATGGGAAGGGGCTTTCTAGCCTGTGCCTTGGGCACGATCCTGTCACActgggcagctgagctctgtaGACGAAGGGGAGGATGCTGAGCCAGCTCTTGAGTGCAGCCTCCCTTATGCTGTGAGCCTTTCACAGCACCTGAACTGCCCCTGGAATCTCTGCCAGGCTCCACCCCTAATGACTGACGTGTTTGATCCTGCCTCAACATTTTGCAGAGGAAACCCAATGGGAGAAGAAGTAAGCAAATTTGTCATTTTGAGGTGGGGATGGAGAAGGCTTGGTTTTCCTTGGCTTCCTGGGGTGCAGGAGAAAGGACTGTTTTAATGGGGAAATAGCAGAGATGCTTGTCTCATGATGTTTATGAGCCCTTTCAGGTGTCACTGTAAGTGCTCTTGCTCTTAGCTGGTGGAAGTGAAGGCCTGTCAGGGGAGGAAAATGCCTCCTGATGTTCCTGGAAAACTATCTTATTAGCTTCTAGCTTTCTGGTGTACACCTAGATGActttgttgaaaaaaaattagtacaCCTGAGACTTTCAGTCAGTCTTGTATTCGTTTATAATGAAAAGTAGTTTGATCAGTTTGTGTGAAAACATATCCatccttttttcctctcaaaagaTCAGTGCTCTCCCtcaggaaagaaatgaaagctGCTCCTATAGCGATTGTTTCTGATTTCCACTGCTTCAGAGCAAAGTGCAGCTGTGCCAAGGTGTCTTCAGCTGGCACATTATTCGGAGAGGATGAGATGAGAGAAATGTTTGGTTTCTCTAAAACTAAAATAGGCATTACAAGGGAAGCAGATGGGTTGACCTCTTTTCAATGGTGCATACACCCACTGTAGTTGCACAGGCTGGGACTTGTTAACCAGTCACCTGTAAAACTTTCTTAGGGAGCCGCAGAGGAGCAGCATGAGCCAGCCACCAGACTGACGGGGAATTGGAAGTCAGGGGCTGACAAATTCCACTCTCTTCACTGCCTCTTGCTCATTGAATGGCCTTGGCAACTCGCTTCCATCCCTCTCCCTGATGCTCCACAGCTGTAGCACATCCACGAGCACTCCTTGCCTGTcttgcaggagctggggaagtgGTAAATGCTATACAAGTGCCAAGTGTTGTTATCAAAACTCTCTCTGTCAGGTAATGCAGATA from Anomalospiza imberbis isolate Cuckoo-Finch-1a 21T00152 chromosome 15, ASM3175350v1, whole genome shotgun sequence encodes the following:
- the LSM11 gene encoding U7 snRNA-associated Sm-like protein LSm11, whose translation is MAAAPPSGPRRCGAAPPGGGAGRCGRPQPGMEEDEAGAASAEPRGSRRSPSPGRLDVSSSRFDPLLALYSPRTPLPFPAAPCFNNLAEYESFQRGLRRPHGRRAAPARRGAPAARASRRGPPAADPERIQRLRSLMVNAGPEQEAAEGGTATRRRRAPRNVLTRMPLHEGSPLGELHRCVRDGVRINVHIRTFKGLRGVCTGFLVAFDKFWNMALTDVDETYRKPVMGKAFYAEPQLSLTRLFDRLKLQESSGKKGADSKTVSEELALTNDSQMLSLKAGSGRGRAEEERERQKHLGRAGEKKTPGDRSEADVGSRTAHTEGASAGGSRARSQSQRRRRPKVDYQQVFRRHINQIFIRGENVLLVHLAH